In Pelagibaculum spongiae, one genomic interval encodes:
- a CDS encoding PhoH family protein — protein sequence MSTQLETRDFSLEPADNHRLASLNGQLNEHLKMIERRLGVEINNRGNLYQIIALPFIVDSTQALLQDLYLQTDDLDLTSAQVHLKLQEVSLALENKQPDNLPDNLVVKTRKGLIKPRGVNQRSYIFNIQRNDISFGVGPAGTGKTWLAVACAVEALEKDQISRIMLVRPAVEAGEKLGFLPGDLSQKVDPYLRPLYDALYEMLGLEKVEKLIERNVIEVAPLAYMRGRTLNDAFIILDESQNTTVEQMKMFLTRIGFNSKAVITGDVTQVDLPTGKMSGLRHAIKVLSEVDEISFTFFQSKDVVRHRIVQRVIEAYEKAESQ from the coding sequence TTGAGCACACAATTAGAAACTCGGGATTTTTCCCTAGAACCTGCAGATAATCATCGTTTGGCCAGCTTAAACGGCCAGCTTAACGAGCATCTGAAGATGATCGAACGCCGCCTTGGTGTTGAGATTAACAACCGCGGCAACCTGTATCAGATCATCGCCCTGCCTTTTATTGTCGATAGCACACAAGCCCTGTTACAAGACCTTTACCTGCAAACTGACGACCTTGATCTGACATCAGCCCAAGTGCATCTGAAATTGCAAGAAGTCAGCTTGGCGTTAGAAAACAAACAGCCGGACAATCTACCCGACAACTTGGTGGTCAAAACCCGCAAAGGTTTAATCAAGCCGCGCGGCGTTAATCAGCGCAGTTATATTTTTAATATTCAGCGCAATGACATCAGTTTTGGTGTTGGCCCAGCTGGTACCGGTAAAACTTGGTTAGCAGTTGCCTGCGCGGTTGAAGCATTGGAAAAAGACCAAATCAGCCGAATTATGCTGGTTCGTCCAGCGGTTGAAGCCGGTGAAAAACTAGGCTTTTTACCCGGTGATTTAAGTCAGAAAGTCGACCCTTATTTACGTCCACTTTACGATGCCTTGTATGAAATGCTTGGGCTTGAAAAGGTCGAAAAACTAATTGAGCGAAACGTGATCGAAGTAGCACCTTTGGCTTATATGCGTGGCCGAACCCTCAACGATGCGTTTATTATTCTTGATGAGAGCCAGAACACCACCGTCGAACAGATGAAAATGTTTCTGACCCGAATCGGTTTTAATTCCAAGGCAGTGATTACCGGAGATGTTACTCAGGTTGATCTACCTACTGGAAAAATGTCCGGTTTGCGGCATGCTATCAAGGTATTAAGCGAGGTCGACGAAATATCTTTTACCTTCTTCCAATCGAAGGATGTGGTTCGTCACCGAATTGTGCAACGGGTTATCGAAGCTTACGAAAAGGCTGAATCTCAATGA
- the ybeY gene encoding rRNA maturation RNase YbeY, producing the protein MTPDIDLQIATDDPDPLPKLADLQRWIAASLPDSMETAELTIRIVESDESQQLNHQYRQKDKPTNVLSFPFECPPGIDLPLLGDLIICQQVVEAEAIEQQKPLTAHWAHMVVHGCLHLLGYDHIEDQEAEEMESLERQILQGLGFADPYADEAEENA; encoded by the coding sequence ATGACACCGGATATAGACCTACAGATCGCCACTGACGATCCCGACCCATTACCGAAATTGGCAGACTTACAGCGCTGGATCGCTGCGAGCCTGCCGGATTCTATGGAAACTGCTGAGCTGACCATTCGCATCGTCGAATCCGACGAAAGTCAGCAACTGAATCATCAGTATCGGCAAAAAGATAAACCCACCAATGTACTGTCCTTTCCCTTCGAATGCCCACCCGGTATTGATCTCCCCTTGCTAGGCGATTTAATTATTTGCCAGCAAGTGGTCGAGGCAGAAGCCATTGAACAGCAAAAACCATTAACGGCCCATTGGGCACATATGGTGGTGCATGGTTGCTTACATTTATTGGGTTATGACCATATCGAAGACCAAGAAGCTGAGGAAATGGAAAGCCTTGAGCGACAAATTTTACAAGGACTCGGATTCGCCGATCCTTACGCAGATGAGGCAGAGGAAAACGCATGA
- a CDS encoding HlyC/CorC family transporter — MSEDHSSGSSRSWLERITLALTGEPQTQKQLVDVLDDARERGLLDDDAFGMIEGVMKVSELQVRDVMIPRPQMVVVEKEAEPQEFLGDLIESGHSRFPVIGDNRDEVLGILLAKDLLGWTVHNEGWGNFDIRDLLRKPAFVPESKPLDAMLKEFRQTRNHMAIVVDEYGGVSGLVTIEDVLELIVGEIEDEYDQEEEDQIIDTDEKTAEVEALTPIEDFNEHFKTEYSDEEVDTVGGLVMQALGHLPVKGEVVEINNFRFEVLAADNRRIEMLKVEKID, encoded by the coding sequence ATGAGCGAAGACCACAGTAGCGGGTCGTCGAGATCCTGGCTGGAACGAATCACTCTAGCATTAACTGGCGAGCCACAAACGCAAAAACAGTTAGTTGATGTGCTGGATGATGCGCGAGAGCGCGGCCTTCTCGACGACGATGCCTTTGGCATGATTGAGGGAGTAATGAAAGTCTCCGAACTTCAGGTTCGAGACGTAATGATCCCTCGCCCGCAGATGGTAGTTGTGGAAAAAGAGGCCGAGCCTCAGGAATTTCTCGGTGATCTGATTGAATCAGGCCACTCTCGCTTTCCAGTGATCGGTGATAACCGCGATGAGGTTTTGGGCATTTTACTTGCCAAAGATCTACTCGGTTGGACAGTTCACAACGAAGGTTGGGGAAATTTCGACATCCGTGATCTGTTGCGTAAGCCGGCCTTTGTGCCGGAGTCCAAGCCCTTGGATGCCATGCTCAAAGAATTCCGCCAAACCCGTAACCACATGGCGATTGTGGTCGATGAATACGGTGGAGTTTCTGGCTTGGTAACCATCGAAGACGTGCTAGAGCTGATCGTCGGTGAAATTGAAGATGAATATGATCAAGAAGAAGAAGATCAGATCATCGACACCGATGAAAAAACCGCTGAAGTTGAAGCTTTAACACCAATTGAAGATTTCAACGAGCATTTTAAAACTGAATACTCCGACGAAGAAGTCGATACCGTCGGCGGCTTGGTAATGCAGGCGTTAGGCCACTTACCGGTTAAAGGCGAAGTCGTTGAAATTAACAACTTCCGTTTTGAAGTTCTGGCGGCAGATAACCGTCGGATTGAAATGCTAAAAGTAGAAAAGATTGACTGA
- a CDS encoding SDR family oxidoreductase, with product MQTILITGANRGIGLALTESYLAQGDQVIAVCRETTPELDATSAEIIEGIDVTSSENIQSLVSILSGQKLDILINNAGILFNEQLGDITLKRAKENITTQFLINALAPLEVTDALVSSGNLQAGSKVGIVTSRMGSITDNDSGGRYGYRMSKAAVNAAGKSLAIDLAAKDIAVALLHPGWVQTRMVGFGGLISPQESASGLVNVIAQLTQKNSGGFLHTNGETLPW from the coding sequence ATGCAAACCATATTAATTACTGGCGCTAACCGGGGTATTGGTTTGGCGTTAACCGAGAGCTATCTAGCACAGGGCGATCAGGTTATTGCGGTATGCCGTGAAACCACGCCTGAACTAGATGCAACCAGCGCAGAAATCATCGAAGGCATTGATGTCACCAGTAGCGAAAATATTCAATCACTCGTCAGCATACTCAGTGGGCAAAAACTGGATATATTAATTAACAATGCCGGTATTTTATTTAATGAACAATTAGGCGACATAACGCTCAAGAGAGCCAAAGAAAATATCACGACTCAGTTTTTAATTAATGCATTAGCACCTTTAGAAGTCACCGATGCATTGGTTTCTAGCGGTAATCTACAAGCCGGAAGCAAAGTCGGTATTGTCACTAGTCGCATGGGTTCAATTACTGATAACGACTCTGGTGGCCGCTATGGTTACCGAATGTCAAAAGCTGCGGTGAATGCAGCTGGGAAATCACTCGCGATTGATCTGGCAGCAAAAGACATCGCTGTTGCTTTGTTACATCCAGGCTGGGTACAAACCAGAATGGTTGGCTTTGGTGGTTTAATATCACCACAAGAATCTGCCAGCGGATTAGTTAACGTTATAGCGCAGTTGACTCAAAAAAATAGCGGTGGATTTTTGCATACCAATGGAGAAACACTGCCTTGGTAG
- the parE gene encoding DNA topoisomerase IV subunit B: MSKQYNAEAIEVLKGLEPVKVRPGMYTDTQRPNHLGMEVIDNSVDEAMGGWCDKIDVVLHEDGSLEVTDNGRGMPVDIHPQEGVPGIELILTRLHAGGKFSSDSYQFSGGLHGVGVSVVNALSYKMEVTIRRNGKVYKLELADGFKTSDLQEIGTVGKKNTGTKVHFWPDAKYFDSPRFSVSRLKHLLRAKAVLCPGLTVTLSTPNETPIEWCFEAGISDYLSESLKGFERLPVELFSDNLSGNDEAAEWAVCWLPEGGDLINESYVNLIPTAQGGTHVNGFRTGLLEALREFCEFRKLLPRGVKLTGEDIWDRCSYLLSVKLKDPQFSGQTKERLSSRQCAGFVTGVVKDSFSLWLNQNHEIGEQIAELAIDSAQKRLKAGRKVARKKITQGPALPGKLADCSGQEPMRSELFLVEGDSAGGSAKQARDREFQAIMPLRGKILNTWEVDSSEVLRSQEIHDIAVALGVDPASDDLTGLRYGKVCILADADSDGLHIATLLCALFLQHFRPLVTNGHVYVSMPPLYRIDIGKEVFYALDEGEKDGVLDRIVAEKKKGKVNVQRFKGLGEMNPSQLRETTMVPDTRRLVQLTIEDELGTMQLMDMLLAKKRASERRSWLEDKGDLADLEK; encoded by the coding sequence ATGAGTAAACAGTACAACGCTGAAGCCATTGAAGTACTTAAGGGACTTGAGCCAGTAAAGGTTCGTCCGGGTATGTACACCGACACCCAGCGGCCGAACCATTTGGGCATGGAAGTTATCGATAACAGTGTCGATGAAGCCATGGGCGGCTGGTGCGACAAAATTGATGTGGTGTTGCACGAAGATGGCTCATTAGAAGTCACCGATAATGGCCGCGGTATGCCGGTGGATATTCATCCACAAGAAGGCGTGCCTGGTATCGAGCTGATCCTGACCCGGTTACACGCCGGTGGTAAGTTCTCTTCCGACAGTTACCAATTTTCTGGTGGTTTGCACGGCGTTGGTGTTTCGGTGGTCAATGCGCTTTCTTATAAAATGGAAGTGACGATTCGTCGTAATGGCAAGGTTTATAAGCTGGAATTGGCCGATGGTTTTAAAACATCTGATCTGCAAGAAATTGGCACAGTAGGCAAAAAAAATACCGGTACTAAGGTTCACTTTTGGCCAGATGCAAAATATTTCGATAGTCCGCGTTTTTCAGTTAGCCGTTTAAAGCATTTGTTGCGAGCAAAAGCGGTATTATGCCCAGGATTAACGGTAACACTGAGTACGCCGAATGAAACACCGATTGAATGGTGTTTTGAAGCGGGTATTAGTGATTATTTATCTGAATCATTAAAGGGCTTTGAACGCTTACCGGTAGAATTGTTTTCTGACAATTTATCGGGTAATGATGAAGCAGCAGAATGGGCGGTTTGTTGGTTGCCAGAAGGTGGCGATTTAATTAATGAATCTTACGTTAATTTAATTCCAACTGCTCAGGGCGGCACCCATGTTAATGGTTTTCGTACCGGTTTATTAGAAGCGCTGCGTGAATTCTGTGAATTTAGAAAACTGCTACCACGTGGGGTTAAATTAACCGGTGAAGATATCTGGGATCGTTGCAGTTATTTGTTATCAGTTAAATTAAAAGACCCACAGTTTTCTGGCCAAACCAAAGAGCGGTTATCTTCACGCCAATGTGCCGGTTTTGTCACCGGCGTGGTAAAAGATTCGTTCAGTTTATGGCTTAATCAGAACCATGAAATTGGCGAGCAAATTGCCGAGTTAGCTATTGATAGCGCTCAGAAACGATTAAAAGCCGGTCGCAAGGTTGCCCGTAAAAAAATCACTCAGGGGCCAGCATTGCCGGGTAAGCTAGCCGATTGTTCTGGCCAAGAACCCATGCGTTCGGAACTATTCCTAGTAGAGGGTGATTCTGCTGGTGGTTCTGCCAAGCAAGCCCGTGACCGTGAATTCCAAGCGATCATGCCGCTGCGGGGTAAAATTCTAAATACTTGGGAGGTTGATTCTTCTGAAGTATTACGCTCCCAAGAAATTCACGATATTGCAGTCGCTTTAGGTGTTGACCCAGCGAGTGATGATTTAACCGGCCTGCGTTATGGCAAGGTCTGTATTTTAGCTGACGCCGACTCCGATGGTTTGCACATTGCAACACTGTTGTGCGCCTTGTTCTTACAGCATTTCCGCCCATTGGTTACTAATGGCCATGTCTATGTTTCTATGCCGCCTTTGTACCGAATTGATATCGGTAAAGAAGTCTTTTATGCGCTAGATGAAGGCGAAAAGGATGGCGTGTTAGACCGAATTGTCGCTGAAAAGAAAAAAGGTAAGGTTAACGTACAGCGCTTTAAAGGCTTGGGTGAAATGAACCCGTCGCAATTACGTGAAACCACCATGGTGCCGGATACCCGCCGTTTAGTGCAGCTGACTATTGAAGATGAATTAGGCACTATGCAATTAATGGATATGTTATTGGCCAAAAAACGCGCCTCAGAACGCAGAAGCTGGCTGGAAGATAAGGGTGATTTAGCTGATTTGGAAAAATAG